One segment of Leptolyngbyaceae cyanobacterium DNA contains the following:
- the pstC gene encoding phosphate ABC transporter permease subunit PstC, which yields MNELASDDRSDIQPRSQVEKFLDRGFIWVTRLFALAVAGILLWIAFQVGGDAIPAIFKYGLGFVVNSTWNPVNNEYGVLAPIYGTIVSALIALILAVPIGVGTAILLSENFLPVSIKTILVFLVELLAAIPSVVYGLWGIFVLIPILNNIGGWLHTYLGWLPIFSTPAQGPGMLPAGVILTIMILPIITAISRDALISLPPELRQASLGLGATRWETIFKVLIPAAFSGIVGAIMLALGRAMGETMAVTMVIGNSNNISPSLLAPSNTIASLLANQFAEASGLQVSALMYAALILFLLTLLVNVLAELIVIRVKRI from the coding sequence ATGAATGAACTAGCATCAGACGATCGAAGTGATATTCAGCCGCGATCGCAAGTAGAAAAATTTTTGGATCGTGGCTTTATTTGGGTAACTCGGCTATTTGCATTAGCAGTGGCAGGAATCTTGCTTTGGATAGCTTTTCAGGTAGGTGGCGATGCGATCCCAGCTATTTTTAAATACGGTTTGGGATTCGTAGTTAATAGTACTTGGAACCCCGTTAATAATGAATACGGGGTACTGGCTCCTATTTATGGAACTATAGTTAGTGCGTTAATTGCTCTGATATTAGCCGTACCGATTGGGGTAGGTACGGCTATTTTGTTGAGCGAAAATTTTTTGCCAGTATCTATAAAAACAATATTAGTTTTTTTAGTAGAACTTTTGGCGGCAATTCCCAGCGTAGTCTATGGTTTGTGGGGAATTTTTGTTTTAATTCCCATCTTAAACAATATCGGAGGATGGCTACATACTTATTTGGGTTGGTTGCCAATTTTTAGTACTCCCGCTCAAGGCCCGGGAATGTTACCTGCGGGTGTAATTTTAACGATTATGATTTTGCCAATTATTACCGCAATTTCTCGCGATGCGTTAATTTCTTTGCCTCCGGAATTACGGCAAGCATCGCTGGGACTGGGAGCAACTCGTTGGGAAACTATTTTTAAAGTGTTGATTCCGGCAGCTTTTTCTGGCATTGTCGGTGCGATCATGCTAGCACTGGGACGGGCAATGGGAGAAACAATGGCCGTTACGATGGTAATCGGAAATTCTAATAATATTAGTCCTTCTTTGCTAGCTCCATCTAATACGATCGCATCTCTGCTGGCAAATCAATTTGCAGAAGCTAGCGGTTTGCAAGTGTCTGCTCTAATGTATGCGGCATTAATTTTGTTTTTGTTGACTTTGCTAGTGAACGTTTTAGCTGAGTTAATCGTGATCAGAGTCAAGCGCATTTAA
- the pstA gene encoding phosphate ABC transporter permease PstA, translating into MNQSVEDKNFYGYPTRSLTPSLMSPRTLFGTVMTILTFICGGLALLPLLAVLFYVGIQGFSTLSIRVFTELPPPPLVQGGGFGNAIIGTLIMVGIGALISIPFGVLAAIYLTEFSKGSLTRWIRFATNVLSGIPSIIAGVFAYGIVVLTVGKFSAIAGGVALSVLMLPVIVRTTDEALKLVPQDLRQAAVGLGATNYQTVAKVVLPAALPAIVTGATLAIARAAGETAPLLFTALFAQFWPKNLLSPTPSLAVLVFNFAISPFKNWQELAWAASLILVLLVLATSAIARWVTRQKVYG; encoded by the coding sequence ATGAACCAAAGTGTAGAAGATAAGAATTTTTACGGATACCCGACTAGGAGTTTGACTCCTTCGCTCATGTCTCCCCGTACTTTATTTGGTACGGTGATGACAATATTAACCTTTATTTGCGGAGGATTGGCTCTTTTACCTTTGCTGGCGGTGCTTTTTTATGTTGGTATCCAAGGGTTTAGTACTTTAAGCATCAGGGTATTTACCGAACTACCCCCACCACCTTTAGTGCAGGGAGGTGGTTTTGGTAATGCGATTATCGGTACGCTGATTATGGTAGGAATTGGTGCTTTAATCAGCATTCCCTTTGGCGTATTGGCAGCTATTTATTTAACAGAATTTAGTAAAGGCTCATTAACTCGTTGGATTCGCTTTGCTACTAACGTATTGAGCGGTATTCCATCAATTATTGCTGGGGTATTTGCTTATGGGATCGTAGTACTCACGGTAGGTAAGTTCTCTGCGATCGCTGGAGGAGTAGCTTTGTCAGTTCTAATGTTGCCAGTCATCGTGCGGACTACTGATGAAGCTTTAAAGTTGGTACCTCAGGATTTGAGACAAGCTGCGGTCGGATTGGGAGCGACTAATTATCAAACTGTGGCGAAAGTAGTTTTACCAGCTGCTTTACCTGCTATTGTAACGGGAGCTACTTTGGCGATCGCGCGTGCAGCCGGAGAAACTGCTCCTTTGCTATTTACTGCTCTATTCGCTCAATTTTGGCCGAAAAATTTATTATCACCCACTCCTTCTCTAGCTGTCTTAGTGTTTAACTTTGCCATTTCTCCGTTTAAGAACTGGCAAGAATTAGCTTGGGCAGCATCTTTAATTTTGGTACTGTTAGTGCTAGCTACAAGTGCGATCGCTCGTTGGGTAACTCGCCAAAAAGTTTATGGGTAA